The Bacteroidales bacterium sequence GCAAAGCTATAAAAAAAGATACAGACAATAGAAAAAACCTTTGAAGTTAAAGATATAGACGATTTTAGAAAAAAGATTTGGGATAAATAATAAATTTTAAATTATGGCAAAAGTAGCAGGAATAAAAATAGAGAAAATTGTAAAAGGCAAGCCCGCTGTTGTGCGTATAGATTTACGTAAGCACCCAGAATTTATACCGCTTCTTGAAGAAAAGGGGATATTTGAAAAGGAATCTCCATACGATCCTAAGTATGTTGAAATGATACTTTCTCAAAAAGATGAAGAAGCAGTAGTTATAAAAACTAAAGATTTGTGGAAAATAAATTCTGAAGATAAAACTGAAGAATAATGGAAAATTAAGGAGTTAAAATATATCTTAATGTCTCTTAATGCCTTAATGGTTCAAAAAATATTTATGGAATATACAGCTATTATAAATAAAACTTCAGATGGTTGGTACACAGCTCAATGCGAACAGTTGCCAGAAGCTCTCACGCAAGGAAAAACCATTGATGAAGCAATTGAAAATTTAAAAGATGCTGTTGCTTTATGCTTGGAATATAAAAAGGAAGAAATAGAAATTAAAATTAAAAGAAAATCAATCAATAAATAATATAAAAATATTTGTTTTCAAATAATTTAATTTTATTGTCAAGTAAAAAAATCCGAAAATGCTGAAATTAAGAAAATAGAAACTGACTAATAAATTGATCTTATAAATACGCAAAAAACCTCAGATGAGGCTTTTTTGATTTTTAGCAAAGCAGATAAATTGATTAATTTGAACAGTTGTTGAACTAAAACGCAAATTTTAAAATCTCAGACAGTTTTGCCCTATAATATATATTATGTCAAGTTGAATATTCAAGTTAAGAATTCAAGTTGCAAGTTCAGGTTAAAAAATCCACAACCCCAAAATTTCCAAGTCAAAATTTTACCAATTTACACTTCCCCAATTTAGCACTTTCAAAAAATTTACAAATATATTTTTATTGCCTCTAAATAAATATTATAATTTTTTTCATCGAAGCAGGAAAAATAGCAAATGCTTACAGGAGTATTTTCATTTTTTAAAAAATTAAAAACAGAATTCAAAGCTATTTTTGCAGCTCTATCTGCTGGAAATCTATAAACGCCAGTGCTGATACATGGAAAAGCTATGCTTTTAAAATTATGCTCTGAAGCTATTTTTAAACTTGAATTATAGCAATTACCTAATAAAATATCTTCATTATTATTGCCACCAGACCACACTGGTCCAACTGTATGAATAATATGCTTTGTTTTTAAGCGATATGCTTTTGTAATTTTCGCTTCGCCTGTTTCGCAGCCATTAAGTGTAGAGCATTCTTCTTTCAGCTCCTTACCTGCCGCTCTATGAATGGCGCCATCTACTCCACCACCTCCAAGTAATGTTTTATTTGCAGCATTTACTATGCAGTCTGTTTCGTACTTAGTAATATCAGAAATTTCAATAATTAATTTGAATTCATCAAACTCAAACGTTTTAGTATTAGAATTTTCAAGCATAATAATTTCAATTTAAAAACAAATATAATAAAAAAAGCCCATAAGGGCTGCTTTTGTAGCGGGAACGAGAGTTGAACTCGTGACCTACGGGTTATGAATCCGTCGCTCTAACCACCTGAGCTATCCCGCCAATTTTTTCGGACTGCAAAATTAATAAATCCTTCTAATAAAAAAAATATTTTACTTGAAAATTTATTTTAATCCCCCAAAAATCCATACAAGAAGAACTATAAATCCTATGCAAGCAACAATAAAGAAGAATATCTTCCAGAAGCTATACGGACGTTCGCCTTGAACCTCACCTGTTCTACCATTTATCAAAAATCTGTAAACTTTTTTACGGAATCTATATGAACTAATCCATATAGGTAATAATAAATGTTTGAACGATATATTATCGTAGCTTGTTCTGAAAGAGCTAATTCTTTGTTCATCACCCCCAATATCGCTTCTAATTAAGCTAGTAATAGTAGGTTCCATCATTTTTTTAGCAATATCGAAACCTGTTTTTAAGTTTATTTGATAAGTTTCTGTTTGAAAACCACTTAAAAAGCGGTCGTCATAATTTGTTAAATTTTCAAAATCCCATGGTTCAAGTTTATTTACTTTATTTCTTGGGAGTGAAGGTGTGGCAACAACTAAAACATCGTCAAAAAAGTGAAAAACGGTTCCAGACACAGGAATCCAGTTAGTTTCTCTTACTTGTCTTGTTTTGGTTTGTCCATTTTCCACATATGTTTCTGTTCTATAATAATGTATGCCGCGATAGCCTGAGTATTGTGTAGTAGTGTCGGAATCATAAGTCCAATAAGGAATATACATTCCTTTAAGTTTATCAGGCTGTGTTACATATTTTTTGAAAGACGAAGGAGCAAACCAGCGTTTTTTTACCCATTTTATAAATTGCTGAAATGCTTCTTTCTGAGTAATTTTAAAAGGTAATAGACTTTTAGGTTTAATAACAGTTGTTGTAGATTGCTCGCTTACAATAATAGGCATACCACAAAAAGCGCAACTATCGCTTGATAGATTCGGCTTAAAAGTGGTTGAAGCACCGCACGATGAGCATTTTACTGTTAAAAGTTGAGTCGTTTCATCGCTATCAAGCTCGGAATTTATATGTTCCCAAAAGTCTAATTCTTCAATGGGCTCATTGGTTGTAGTAATTTCATTTTCAGCACCACAATAGATACATTTTAAATGCTTAGTGCCCGGCTCAAATTTCAAGATAGCACCACAATCAGAACATTTTGTTTCTAATGCTTGGGCAAAATTTTCTTCAAATTCTTGTGAAATATCATTCATAAAATTCAATAGCTAAAAATACAGAATTACAACTGAGGAGGCATTGGTGGCGGTGTTGATTGGAAAATAGCTGCAAGAGCATCTACTGTGCCTGCTGGCGCCCAAGCTGGCATTCCATTAGTCCACACGAGAGTTTCCTTGTTTAATTTGCCTTCATTAACCATTTGCTGAAGAACTTGTAATGTAAAAGGACCTGTTTGCTGACCATTTACTGCTACAAAATATTGAATTGCAGGAGGCATTGGAGGCGGAGTTTGTTGTTGCGAAGCTGGCTGTTGATTTAATGATTGTGCCATTTGATTTGCCATAGCAAAACCCATACCCATACCCATACCAGCGCCTGCATCACCACTAGGATTATTTGCTGCTGCTTCAATTGCATTTGCAGTTTGAAATTTAGTGAATTGGTTCAAATCTCCAACAATACCCATACTGCTACGTTTGTCAATCATAGCTTCAACTTCTGGTGGTAAAGATATGTTTTCAATTAAGAACTTTGTGATATTTATTCCGTATTCAGCAACTTCTGGTTTTATATGCTCTTGAATTCCTTTAGAAAGCTCATTATAATTAGATGCTAAGTCGAGTACTGGAATTTTAGCTTCAGCAACATAATCGGTAAACCTAGTAATAATAATGTCTCTAATTTGTCCTTCAATTTCTTCTGAAGTAAAAGAGCCATCAGTGCCTGCAATTTCCTTAATAAATTTTGCAGGGTCTCCTACTCTAAAGGTGTAATTTCCAAATGCTCTTAAACGCACCATGCCAAATTCTGCATCCCGCATCATTATTGGATTTTTAGTGCCCCATTTTTTATCTGTGAAGTTTTTTGTGTTTATAAAATAAACTTCTGCTAAAAATGGGCTGTTAAAACCATATTTCCAACCTTTTAAAGTGGAAAGAATTGGAATATTCTGCGTTTCAAGGGTGTACATGCCGGGTGCAAAAACATCAGCAATTTGACCTTCATTTACAAAAACAGCAACTTGCGATTCGCGTACCGTTAATTTAGCACCATATTTTATCTGGTTGTTATAGCGCTCAAATCTATGAATTATAGTATCATTTGTAGGGTCTAGCCATTCAATAATATCTATAAATTCTCCTTTTATTTTACTAAATAGTCCCATATTCTTTTTTTTGACAAATATAATGTAATTTTAATAAAATTCGACTTTATTTTTT is a genomic window containing:
- a CDS encoding SPFH domain-containing protein; this encodes MGLFSKIKGEFIDIIEWLDPTNDTIIHRFERYNNQIKYGAKLTVRESQVAVFVNEGQIADVFAPGMYTLETQNIPILSTLKGWKYGFNSPFLAEVYFINTKNFTDKKWGTKNPIMMRDAEFGMVRLRAFGNYTFRVGDPAKFIKEIAGTDGSFTSEEIEGQIRDIIITRFTDYVAEAKIPVLDLASNYNELSKGIQEHIKPEVAEYGINITKFLIENISLPPEVEAMIDKRSSMGIVGDLNQFTKFQTANAIEAAANNPSGDAGAGMGMGMGFAMANQMAQSLNQQPASQQQTPPPMPPAIQYFVAVNGQQTGPFTLQVLQQMVNEGKLNKETLVWTNGMPAWAPAGTVDALAAIFQSTPPPMPPQL
- a CDS encoding O-acetyl-ADP-ribose deacetylase, whose translation is MLENSNTKTFEFDEFKLIIEISDITKYETDCIVNAANKTLLGGGGVDGAIHRAAGKELKEECSTLNGCETGEAKITKAYRLKTKHIIHTVGPVWSGGNNNEDILLGNCYNSSLKIASEHNFKSIAFPCISTGVYRFPADRAAKIALNSVFNFLKNENTPVSICYFSCFDEKNYNIYLEAIKIYL
- a CDS encoding type II toxin-antitoxin system HicB family antitoxin — its product is MSLNALMVQKIFMEYTAIINKTSDGWYTAQCEQLPEALTQGKTIDEAIENLKDAVALCLEYKKEEIEIKIKRKSINK